aaaccctaaccactaaaccctaaactctaaaccgttcttattaaaaactcattctaaaccctaaaccctaatttataaaccctaaacactgtttttcattaatcaaaagtcatttttttctcttttttcgTTAACATACATCTGGTGCATGAACAACAACTAACATGCATAAGATGTCTGTTAACaagcttttaaaaataaaaataaaaaattcctgAATCTACACTGAAAATAGATACCAGCAATTTATTTTTAAATCGGAGCTgtagaactaaagatataaaaatcataaaatcacttatccccttacCCCAAAAATGTTGCTTAGCGCTGGATCCTTCCcctatgtgtgtgtatgtgtgtgtgtgtctatatatatatatatatatatatatatatatatatatatatatatatatatatatatatatatatatatatatatattcccataccccactcatatgggattgggtattgttgttatatatatatatatatatatggacaattTTGGTTGTTCTTTGGTGGTGATAGAGGTGGCTCACGCTGGTAGGTAGCGATGGTGACTCATATTGACCATCATATTGATGACTGACGGTGGTTGTTCGCCAGCTAAATATCAATTGAAACCCTTGGTTTAAAAGTAAAAAAGAACTGAAAATGTGAATATATAGGCTTAAGTTGGctggaagtaaaaaaaaaaatctggaAAATGTAAAATGACATATTTACCCATGTGAATAGTAAAAACTCATCATAATTaatgtaagatatatatatatatatatatatatatatatatatatatatatatatatatatatatatatatatatatagcgcccTAAGGGCATGAGATTAGAGCAATTATTCCATTAAAAAGTCTATCGTAACCATTAATTACACTTGGGTGCAAAAGTTGATCAAACTTTTGTGAGTGTATAGGGGAAGCGTATTGGAGAGGGGGCGGGAGAAGAGTTAGAGGGTGGTGGTTTTTTGACCAATTTAGGAATGGGGAATTGAATTCGGACGAGGTTGGAATCGAGTCTACCTTTATATGTTTAATAAGGCGAATGCGGAAGACTACACCAACACCACATACTTTGGCTCTTGATTAGGATTTTGCTTGTTCTTTGTTTGGTTTAGTTTTAGTTTCGatttatgtttttgttttctttGTATTGTTTAGTCCTCAACAAGGCTCGGTTTAGTTAGCATCTCGGGTCGTCTTTGTTAGGCTTGTTTTCTGCCATCGTGCCTCAAGTTGTGATGGTCCTTTTGTATCCCAGATTTCTTGTCTCTTTTTGAAGATTAAGATTTATATAGTTTTTGttcttttgccaaaaaaaaaaaaaaaaaaaaaaaaaaaaaaaaaaaaaaaaaccattaatTACACATTGAATATCAATCTTTTTTTCACTCTTCCACTTTTGCTCTCTATTTAATACTTGCATTAAATATTCAATATCAATCAAtatctaaaatatatataaaaaatataaataatagtcCTCTGTATTTTACGTCCAAAATTAGACACACATAAACTTTTTATATTCAACATAATTTAGTTAAGCAAAACAGGAGGGTACCAACTATGTGCTCCATCGTTTAAAACaaatagtaaaaaaaaattattttttttaagacaAAATTGCACCGGGGGTCCCTTTGGTTTGTTCGAAACAACAAgcggagtccaaaagaattttttcaccttgGGGGGTCACTATGGTTTGCAGATGTTTTACGGGGGTCCAACACCCTAACGTCTGTGAAAGCTTAACGTTTTGGGGAGTCACATGACCTGCACACGAGGGTATTATTGTCTTTTAATATAAACCTGGTGTATAAATTGAACTGAAGTCATTCCTAATGTAAATTCATATCTTACAATTACAAAAACCCCAAATTCATTTTGTGAAACCCTAATTGCATGTCTGACAATGGTTAATCCTTTGTACCAGAGACGTTCAGAGGATGTAGAGGATGGAGAAGTTGATTTACGCCGAGTATACGATATTATGTTTTATTCAAAATGTGTAACCTCATTATCGATTGATTTCACTGGTTTAGTTCCTAAATTTACCAATTAATTTTTTATTTCACAGCTCATGATGATACAATGTTTATAATAAGGTTACACCATGGTGGGGAGTTTACCGAATTTCCACGAAGACAATATGTGAATGGTAAGGTGACTTACTTTGATTTCATTGATAAGGATTTGTTTTCTGTAAATGAAATAAATGATATGGTTGAGGATTTAGGATATGATGGTCGTAGTATCATGTTTTATCACTTTCTAAGAGCAGACACAAATCTTGATTATGGATTAGAAGCACTAGGTGGGGATATTGATGTAATTAACATGATCCATTATGTGCATGACCATAAGGAAATATGGGTTTACATTGAACATGAGAGCACCAAGTTAAAAACTTATCAGAGTCCCAACAAAAAAAATTGTATTAGAAGAGATTGAAGAGGATGAAGTTATGCCTGTATTGACTAAGAGAAAACAACCAAAGATTCAGAAAAGATTAATGTTAGAATGGAATTTAGGTGAAGCTAGTGAACCAGTCATAAATGAACCAGTTTGTGAAGCTAGTGAACAAGTCTGTAATGAACCAGTTTGTGATAATAGTGAACAATTGTGTAATGAACCAGTTTGTGATAATGGTGAACAAGTTGTTAATCCTACTGTCAATGATGAATCAAGTATTGAGAACATCCAACCAattattgatgatgatgtttacATCCCTACTATTAATGCTGAATCATTATTTGAGAACATTCAACCAAGTGTTacagtgaatgatgatgatgactttGACCCATTTGCTGCAACAAGTATTGATGAAGATAGACTAAGTGATGAAGATAATGTAGTAGAGGATCTTGCAGTGAATATGGATGGATTTAGTTACAACGGTAACCAAGAAAAGAACATTGATGTGCCAGTTATAGAAGTGGAAGACTTAGCCAATGAGGAGTTTGAAAGTGATTTTGAAGTGGATGAAATTGAAGGTGAGAGGAGAAGAAGAATTAGGGAATTAGAGAAAAAAGAAATTGAGAGAAGGGGTGTGGGTCAAACATACTTTTATGTTGGGCAGACATTTACTAGTTCAGAAGAGGCTAAAAAGGCCATCAAGGTACATGCAATTGAAACTAGGAgggatattatttttataaaaaatgacAAGAAAAAAGTAACTTGTGGTTGTGAGGGTATTGTTATGGATGATGTTGGTCAAAGTTCAAAAGGTGATAAGGTGGAATCCAATGAGGTACAAGAGGGGTTGGTAAAATATTCTCTAAAATGAAGAAGACAAAAAAATGTAAGGCAAAAGGTGATAAGGTTGGAACATGTGCTGATGTTGGGGTAATAAAAAAGAAAAGGCAGAAAAAATATAATATTGAATGTGAATGGAAAATACATATCTCACCTGATTTCAAAATAAAACTTGGACTGTGAAGACATTAAATGAACATCATAAATGCCAACCAACTAGAATAATCCACCATTGCACCTCTGATTTTCTCTCTGGTTTGATAATTACCCAGTTACCAAGTAACCCTAATATACCAACCAAAGCTGTGAAGGCTCAACTTTAAACACAAACAGAATTAAAGGTTTCAAAGACTAACACTTATAGAGCTTTGAAGAAGGCTTTTGAATCAATGAAGGGTGATTATGCTGAGCAGTATGTAGATCTGAGAAATTATGGTGAGGAATTAATTAGATGCAACCCTGGTACAACTGTTAGAATACAAACAGAACCATGTGATCCAATGGAAACTGAAAAGGTATTTAAGAGAATCTGTATATGTTTGGGTCCACTTAAAGAAGGATTCAAAACATTGGGAAGAGATTTGCTTGAATTGGATGGGGCCTTCATGAAAGAGCCTGCTACTTGACAATTGTTAACTGCAGTTGGATTAGATTCAAATAATGGAACATATCCAGTTGTATATGCAATTGTTGAGCAAGAAAGGATTGATTCTTGGTCTTGGTTCCCGGAATGTTTGGGGAAGGATTTAGATCTTGAAAGAAACTCCAACTTTACATTCATTAGTGATAGACAGAAGGTAAGATATTAACTTATATTACTTTAATTACATTTACAACCATTATTGCTTGGATTTATAACTGGTTTTAATTGCAATGTTTTAGGGTTTACTTGAAGCTGTATCCATAGTATTTCCTTGTGCAGAACATAGATATTGTGTGAAGCACATTCATGAAAACATGAAAACAAAAGGATTCACTGGTAAAGTTTTTAAACAACATTTATGGAAGTGTGCAACTGCCACAACTGTTCCTCACTTTGAAAAGGCTATGCTTGAGTTGAAGGGTTTCAGTAAGGAGTGTCACACCTATCTGTCTAAGATACCACCATCATGTTGGTCAAGAAGTCACTTTTCTTGTAAatgttacaattttatatcttCATTATAATTTTCTGGTAAATGTCACACCTATGATTAAACCACTATGATTAATATATGATTAATTATCTGTTACAGGAAGGTGTAAATCTGATGTGTTGATAAACAATATTTGTGAGGTTTTTAATCGTTGGTTGGTGGATGCAAGAGATAAACCTATAGTTGCTTGCTTGGAATATATTAGGGAATATTTGATGCAAAGAATTGTTACTGTGATAGAGAAAAGTGCCAATATTGATGGTCCATTTACTCCAGGTGGCAAAAAGATGTTTGATTTGGTGAGAAAGGAAGCACACAAGTTACAAGTCCTTTGGAGTGGTAATGAGCTATATCAAGTCAATGGATTCAGTGATGAACGATATGTGGTTAACTTATAAAGGAGAACTTGTAGTTGTAGGAGATGGGAAATTACTAGCATGCCCTGCAAACATGCAGTAGCTGCTATTTAGAACATGAGAGACAATTCTGGACAGTttgtgtgatggccccgtcaaaacacttaacggctccgtcacttggtcccacagcttgatcgaacttaaatgaatttaataaatgacattgcattcttttatttcaaaagtttcccaaaaggaaagcataccaaaatatgtagtttaaaagtaacccaacatatcaataatccaaagttgacacaaaaacattgtcaacaacccacaagtattaattattcaaaaaccgaatgcaagccaaagtttcataaattgtttcataaaaatctgcccaaatgcatgcagactcttctaaacacagcggaagcatcacataaactcaagtacctgtgaaaacatgcgagtaaactgtcaacacaaaggttgagtgaattataggtttaaataattgaataaactttagaccacaagatttaaaaatgttagaaaacattaaacattattccattatcaatgagccacctggtaaccacttaaccctttatttacccttgccaaacacaataaaaaatatacactggatagtgtatctacaacaaaatacgaagtactaaacattccgattataaattgctagcgcgactagctcgaaatggggttgtcaaaccagatagatctatccgtaggattcgcgttcaccggtagaaaacaatgattacagttaccagactagggaatatttttgtccaactcacaatgaataatttaaatttaattgtcacttgtgtctaaacgtgaaataaaatgcatgtaatcacatcccaaaaatatactttaaaaagtatgtaaaaacgggactataactcactttaatagtaatgaagtaaccaacacaattaagcgaacagcgaatgtagtacagtgatcaggaatgatcacaacgctgacctataaataaagcaggtcgatataaataactaacttaggtcaagtcttagtatgatagctattgtacatgttgcaagtaatcatagaacaatactcaatatgcatcggtttgatcggaacagcttacggatacacactttctatttttagaaagtttctatttttagcaggttttcatttttggaaagtttctatttttggaaagtttctatttttggaaagtttctatttttgaaaagtttccaaatttagaaagttgctattttaggaaagtttataagttaggaaagtttccttaattaaaaagtcaacaaaagtcaactgaaagtcaaagtcaaccgaaagtcaactcaaaagtcaaccttggtcaaacatggtcaacattaattttaaaagtgtaagttataataataatataagttataacgtttattaaagttaaatatgtctaattatgttataacataagtttaattaaattaaaatgaattattaaagttaatataagtttaaatgatataattaatataacataagtatttaattaattaattaaatattagtcataatataagtattattaattaataataaattttaaatcatatcataagtttcattaattaataatgaattattaatcatatcataagtttctaattataattattaaatcataagtatttaataattaaattataattaaataataactaagccttataataattaaataattaattaatccttattataagtcttattataataatctcataatataagtttaatacttatcataagtatttttccattaataatgaagtattattaatcatatgtttaattaaaaagttaattaaatcataaatattaattaaatgatataataaatatatatatcataagttgtaaataataataattacttttttatcataagtaattaaattataatgaaatccattatttatatcctaagtttaataattagtcaaaagttttaaatcaaaagttcatcgggtcgtatcctgagccccgggtgtcggttttcggcgagccttacatatatctccgcctaagtaaaccacccgacactttggtacactcaagaacaccccaagaacagtccacaagtcgtgttatacagccaatacaccacttggacttcaattcaatcaaaaacgtgttttggacgtaacgggtgattcgtggctcggattgagatgacccgaacatgaaagttcaccccaccatcagtcctaacacactaacacaccctaaagtcaccaaatatggtcacaaagtaggaccaaacctggttcataccaaaatcacattttaatcttaacaaaataccactttgatcataactagggttccgggaatcgaaacgacatgaatctggtgtctaaaattaatgtcttgatgagaggaactcatttatatactttattttaacttttatatcagttacaaagtcagaaacacacgaaaaagctgctgtccaaattatatcaaaccgaaaacatatgtaaacgagcaattctacgcatacaatcaacattacaacaactaataatcatcatactattaataaatcatcaaaatacagaaaagtaaggaaaaattaaaagttctagggttagggtttataccctaatcaagaaacgagaagtataatcgcgtagagaacggaacgaggaacgcgttgatgtataacaatccttgatccaagctatgaaaattgatgaagatgatgatgttatggtgatgGTTGGCGACGGAAAATAGGGAGAGGAGAGGGAGATGGAGAGAGCACCAAAAATAGGAAATTAGGTTTAATAAAAAGTGGGATGGAAATAAT
This window of the Rutidosis leptorrhynchoides isolate AG116_Rl617_1_P2 chromosome 7, CSIRO_AGI_Rlap_v1, whole genome shotgun sequence genome carries:
- the LOC139859547 gene encoding uncharacterized protein produces the protein MKGDYAEQYVDLRNYGEELIRCNPGTTVRIQTEPCDPMETEKVFKRIFGLDSNNGTYPVVYAIVEQERIDSWSWFPECLGKDLDLERNSNFTFISDRQKGLLEAVSIVFPCAEHRYCVKHIHENMKTKGFTGKVFKQHLWKCATATTVPHFEKAMLELKGFRRCKSDVLINNICEVFNRWLVDARDKPIVACLEYIREYLMQRIVTVIEKSANIDGPFTPGGKKMFDLVRKEAHKLQVLWSGNELYQVNGFSDERYVVNL